The Globicephala melas chromosome 20, mGloMel1.2, whole genome shotgun sequence genome contains a region encoding:
- the NATD1 gene encoding protein NATD1 — MAHSPAAVPPGAPEQGCPIRVEHDRRRRQFTVRLNGCHDRAVLLYEYVGKRIVDLQHTEVPDAYRGRGIAKHLAKAALDFVVEEDLRAHVTCWYIQKFVKENPLPQYLERLQP, encoded by the exons ATGGCGCACTCGCCGGCCGCCGTGCCGCCGGGCGCGCCGGAGCAGGGCTGCCCCATCCGCGTGGAGCACGACCGTAGGCGCCGCCAGTTCACTGTCCGGCTCAACG GGTGTCACGACCGGGCTGTCCTGCTCTACGAGTACGTGGGCAAGCGGATTGTGGACCTGCAGCACACGGAGGTCCCCGACGCCTACCGCGGGCGTGGCATCGCCAAGCACCTGGCCAAG GCCGCTCTGGACTTCGTAGTGGAGGAGGACCTGAGGGCCCATGTCACGTGCTGGTACATCCAGAAGTTCGTCAAGGAAAACCCCCTGCCGCAGTACCTGGAGCGCCTGCAGCCGTAG